DNA from Nitrospiria bacterium:
GGTCCGGACACCTTGGCCCCGGTTCGCTTCACCGTCTCCACAATCTCCACGACGGACTGGTCCAGGACCCGGTAATCATACCCTTTAAGTCGTATTCGAATTCTCTGATCAACCATGGACCCGCCCTTTTTTACGCGATGACTTCACTGATGACCCCCGCACCGACCGTGCGGCCGCCTTCCCGGATCGCAAACCGCAACTCCTTCTCCATCGCGATCGGCGTGATCAACTCCACGTCCATCCGCACATTGTCCCCCGGCATCACC
Protein-coding regions in this window:
- the tuf gene encoding elongation factor Tu (EF-Tu; promotes GTP-dependent binding of aminoacyl-tRNA to the A-site of ribosomes during protein biosynthesis; when the tRNA anticodon matches the mRNA codon, GTP hydrolysis results; the inactive EF-Tu-GDP leaves the ribosome and release of GDP is promoted by elongation factor Ts; many prokaryotes have two copies of the gene encoding EF-Tu); translation: VMPGDNVRMDVELITPIAMEKELRFAIREGGRTVGAGVISEVIA